In Novosphingobium sp. MMS21-SN21R, a single genomic region encodes these proteins:
- a CDS encoding TadE/TadG family type IV pilus assembly protein: MNRMLRSLRRLRPSQSGVAAVEFALGLPLLLSVGLWGAELGNLAITHMRVSQLAMQIADNGSRIGDVSMLENLKIYETDINDAFIGAKVQSGGLDLFNHGRVIMSSLEVVDGTADTQYIHWQRCKGKRNVQSSYGPAGTGADGSLEGMGPAGEEVTAAAGDAVIYVEVEYEYQPLVSARFVPGAIIRATAAFNVRDDRDLTQIFQRDAASPDPVASCTVYDGYD, from the coding sequence ATGAACAGGATGCTCCGTTCGTTGCGTCGCTTGCGTCCAAGCCAGTCCGGGGTTGCTGCGGTCGAGTTTGCGCTCGGCCTTCCCCTGCTGCTTTCGGTGGGATTGTGGGGCGCTGAACTCGGCAACCTTGCGATCACGCACATGCGCGTCAGCCAGCTGGCCATGCAGATTGCAGACAACGGATCTCGCATCGGCGACGTGTCGATGCTCGAGAATCTGAAGATCTACGAGACCGATATCAACGACGCTTTCATCGGGGCGAAGGTCCAGTCAGGCGGCCTCGACCTGTTCAACCACGGCCGGGTCATCATGAGTAGCCTCGAAGTTGTCGATGGCACTGCGGACACGCAATACATCCATTGGCAGCGCTGCAAGGGCAAGCGCAACGTCCAGTCGAGCTATGGTCCCGCCGGGACTGGCGCAGACGGCTCACTCGAAGGAATGGGGCCGGCTGGCGAGGAAGTGACCGCTGCTGCCGGCGACGCGGTGATCTACGTAGAAGTCGAATATGAATATCAGCCGCTGGTTTCCGCGCGTTTCGTGCCCGGCGCGATCATCCGCGCAACGGCCGCGTTCAACGTGCGTGACGACCGCGACCTGACCCAGATATTCCAGCGCGACGCTGCATCACCCGACCCGGTTGCAAGTTGCACGGTCTATGATGGTTATGACTGA
- the aroB gene encoding 3-dehydroquinate synthase encodes MAVIPVAIAGAPYDVRIEAGLLARAGEQCRPFVRKDHVAIITDENVAAQWRDVVAASFDAVGLRSEWLVLPAGESTKSWEQLARVIDWLLSQEVERKDNVVALGGGVIGDLTGFAASIVKRGCGFIQIPTTLLAQVDSSVGGKTAINTPAGKNLVGAFHQPALVLADPLALDTLPLRDVRAGYAEVVKYGLIDDAPFFEWCEVNGAKLLGGDRAAREYAIAHSVAAKARIVAADEKETAGVRALLNLGHTFGHALEAETGFTERLLHGEGVALGMALAARFSARQGLMLGQDAERVAAHIGAVGLPASLKALDLACDGRKLADHMLHDKKMDGGTLPFLLMRGIGGTFLARDVDLGDIACFLDEELARG; translated from the coding sequence ATGGCTGTGATCCCCGTCGCCATCGCAGGCGCTCCCTATGACGTCCGCATCGAGGCCGGCTTGTTGGCGCGCGCCGGGGAGCAATGTCGCCCGTTCGTGCGCAAGGACCACGTGGCGATCATCACTGACGAAAATGTTGCGGCGCAGTGGCGCGATGTGGTGGCTGCCTCGTTCGACGCGGTCGGCCTGCGCTCCGAATGGCTGGTCCTGCCTGCGGGTGAAAGCACCAAGAGCTGGGAACAACTCGCCCGCGTGATCGACTGGCTGCTGTCGCAGGAAGTCGAGCGCAAAGACAATGTCGTGGCGCTTGGCGGCGGTGTTATCGGGGACCTGACGGGCTTTGCCGCTTCCATCGTCAAGCGCGGCTGCGGCTTCATCCAGATCCCGACGACACTGCTGGCACAAGTCGATTCCAGCGTGGGCGGCAAGACCGCGATCAACACTCCTGCGGGCAAGAACCTTGTCGGCGCATTCCACCAGCCCGCGCTCGTGCTTGCGGATCCTCTGGCACTCGACACCCTGCCCTTGCGCGATGTGCGCGCAGGCTACGCCGAGGTCGTCAAGTATGGATTGATTGACGACGCACCGTTCTTTGAATGGTGCGAAGTTAATGGTGCCAAGCTGCTGGGGGGCGACCGTGCCGCACGCGAATACGCGATTGCACATAGCGTTGCCGCCAAGGCGCGCATCGTGGCGGCGGACGAAAAGGAGACAGCGGGCGTGCGTGCGTTGCTGAACCTCGGACACACCTTCGGCCATGCACTTGAGGCTGAAACCGGATTTACCGAACGGCTGCTGCACGGCGAAGGCGTGGCGCTCGGCATGGCGCTGGCTGCGCGGTTCTCGGCGCGGCAGGGACTCATGCTTGGGCAGGATGCTGAGCGTGTGGCCGCGCACATCGGTGCTGTCGGACTGCCTGCGTCGCTCAAGGCGCTCGATTTGGCGTGCGACGGGCGCAAGCTGGCCGATCACATGCTTCACGACAAGAAGATGGACGGGGGCACCCTGCCCTTCCTGCTGATGCGCGGGATCGGCGGGACATTCCTCGCCAGGGACGTCGATCTCGGTGACATCGCCTGCTTCCTCGACGAGGAACTGGCGCGAGGTTAA
- a CDS encoding (deoxy)nucleoside triphosphate pyrophosphohydrolase, whose translation MENYSTVRVVVAAAIMSPEETVLMQQRPQNKAHGGLWEFPGGKLEQGESPEGALVREIDEELGLQLDPADLFPITFACEPPSPGRRPILLLLFGVPQWKGIARAVEPGSHVRWVTAEALPTLSMPPLDIPLAQAVIRLLEGVAKANGHP comes from the coding sequence ATGGAAAATTATTCGACAGTCAGAGTCGTCGTAGCTGCTGCCATCATGTCACCGGAGGAAACCGTGCTCATGCAACAGCGCCCGCAAAACAAGGCTCACGGTGGGCTGTGGGAGTTCCCTGGCGGCAAGTTGGAGCAGGGTGAATCACCTGAAGGCGCGCTTGTAAGGGAAATCGACGAGGAGCTCGGCCTACAGCTTGATCCGGCTGATCTTTTCCCGATTACGTTTGCTTGCGAGCCGCCTTCACCCGGACGCAGGCCGATCCTGCTGCTGTTGTTTGGCGTCCCGCAATGGAAAGGGATCGCGCGCGCGGTCGAGCCGGGATCTCATGTGCGCTGGGTGACCGCCGAGGCACTGCCTACCCTCTCGATGCCCCCGCTCGACATTCCTCTCGCACAAGCGGTCATTCGTTTGCTTGAAGGGGTTGCCAAAGCAAATGGACACCCTTAA
- a CDS encoding DUF488 domain-containing protein, whose protein sequence is MTAHTIWTIGYEQATVAGVMASLRSAGVEVLADVRALPLSRRPGFSKTALAANAREAGIDYVHFKALGTPAEGRAAARRNDHATLERIYAGQLELPEAIASGARLADLATERRVALLCYEREAHGCHRTLLRQAVLPEFEVVDLLPEET, encoded by the coding sequence ATGACCGCTCACACCATCTGGACCATCGGCTACGAGCAGGCAACCGTAGCCGGCGTCATGGCAAGCTTGCGTAGCGCGGGCGTAGAGGTCTTGGCCGACGTTCGCGCCCTACCGCTTTCACGCCGCCCCGGCTTCTCCAAGACTGCACTTGCGGCCAATGCCCGAGAAGCTGGCATCGATTATGTCCACTTCAAGGCGCTCGGCACCCCTGCGGAGGGTCGTGCAGCGGCGCGGCGCAACGATCATGCTACACTCGAACGCATCTACGCTGGGCAACTGGAACTGCCTGAAGCAATCGCATCCGGCGCCCGTCTGGCAGACCTTGCGACCGAGCGACGGGTAGCGCTGTTGTGCTATGAGCGGGAAGCCCATGGCTGCCACCGCACCTTGTTGCGGCAAGCGGTGTTGCCCGAATTCGAAGTTGTCGATCTCCTTCCGGAGGAGACTTAA
- the pdhA gene encoding pyruvate dehydrogenase (acetyl-transferring) E1 component subunit alpha, with product MASSVADEAAFALRSLQQAHANNKRFDASDEQLLAFYEQMVLIRRFEEKAGQLYGLGLIGGFCHLYIGQEAVAVGLQSALKEGHDSVITGYRDHGHMLAYGIDPKVIMAELTGRGAGISRGKGGSMHMFSTEHKFYGGHGIVGAQVPLGAGLAFAHKYRGDGGVCMAYFGDGASNQGQVYETFNMAALWKLPIIFVVENNGYAMGTAVKRGSAETHFYRRGTAFRIPGMDVNGMDVLEVRQAAEVALEYVRAGNGPVLMELKTYRYRGHSMSDPAKYRSREEVQDMRDNHDPIEAAKAELLKRGVTEDKIKEIDKRIRQTVAESADFAESSPEPEIAELYTDVLVGKY from the coding sequence ATCGCGTCGTCCGTCGCCGATGAAGCCGCTTTTGCATTGCGCAGCCTCCAGCAGGCACACGCGAACAACAAGCGCTTTGACGCTTCTGACGAGCAGCTGCTAGCCTTCTACGAACAGATGGTCTTGATCCGCCGGTTCGAGGAAAAGGCAGGACAGCTTTATGGCCTCGGTCTGATCGGTGGATTCTGCCACCTCTATATCGGGCAGGAAGCTGTCGCGGTCGGTCTCCAGTCGGCGCTCAAGGAAGGTCACGACAGTGTGATCACGGGGTACCGCGATCATGGCCACATGCTCGCCTACGGTATCGATCCCAAGGTCATCATGGCCGAACTGACCGGTCGCGGCGCGGGCATCTCACGCGGCAAGGGCGGTTCGATGCACATGTTCAGCACCGAACATAAGTTCTATGGTGGCCACGGCATCGTCGGCGCCCAAGTGCCGCTGGGTGCAGGGCTTGCCTTCGCGCACAAGTATCGCGGCGATGGCGGCGTGTGCATGGCATATTTCGGGGATGGCGCGTCCAACCAGGGCCAGGTCTATGAGACCTTCAACATGGCCGCGCTGTGGAAGCTGCCGATCATCTTCGTGGTCGAGAACAACGGCTATGCCATGGGCACCGCGGTCAAGCGTGGATCAGCTGAAACGCACTTCTACCGCCGCGGCACCGCGTTCCGGATCCCCGGCATGGACGTCAACGGCATGGACGTGCTGGAAGTGCGCCAGGCGGCCGAAGTGGCTCTTGAATATGTTCGTGCAGGCAATGGTCCGGTCCTGATGGAGCTCAAGACGTACCGATATCGCGGCCACTCGATGTCTGATCCAGCCAAGTATCGCAGCCGTGAGGAAGTGCAGGACATGCGCGACAATCACGACCCGATCGAGGCGGCGAAGGCCGAACTGCTCAAGCGCGGCGTAACCGAAGACAAGATCAAGGAGATCGACAAGCGCATTCGCCAGACCGTCGCCGAATCAGCTGACTTCGCAGAAAGCTCGCCCGAGCCGGAAATCGCGGAACTTTATACCGACGTGCTGGTGGGGAAGTACTGA
- a CDS encoding tyrosine recombinase, protein MSRVPPEPEVENFLAMLAAQRGAAANTLSAYRRDLAGAVEVIGPLGAAGRDDLAKLSAAWIDLAPSSLARKSSALRQFYGFLIDEGLREDDPSSALPRPRARRSLPRILGHQEIAALFVTAEDDARSGSPEGLRLLAFLELLYGSGLRATELVSLPLAAVPRDAPFLTITGKGSVQRMVPVSARAVHALADWLAARGKGGRFVFPSPRGGHLSRVRLFQLLRDLALRAGVDPEKVSPHVLRHAFATHLLEGGADLRVLQTLLGHADIATTQIYTHVDSARLVALVNQRHPLGPGMVS, encoded by the coding sequence ATGTCAAGGGTCCCGCCGGAGCCCGAGGTCGAGAATTTTCTGGCGATGCTCGCCGCGCAAAGGGGGGCGGCGGCCAATACCCTATCTGCCTATCGCCGGGATCTGGCCGGGGCGGTCGAAGTCATCGGGCCGCTGGGTGCCGCTGGCCGCGACGACCTTGCCAAGCTGAGCGCTGCGTGGATCGACCTGGCTCCTTCCTCGCTGGCGCGAAAATCGTCGGCCTTGCGCCAGTTCTACGGCTTTCTGATCGACGAAGGCTTGCGCGAGGATGATCCGTCTTCGGCGCTGCCAAGGCCAAGGGCGCGAAGGTCGCTCCCCCGAATTCTCGGCCATCAGGAAATTGCCGCGCTGTTCGTGACCGCAGAGGATGACGCACGCTCAGGATCGCCCGAGGGCCTGCGTTTGCTCGCGTTTCTAGAATTGCTTTATGGTTCGGGTTTGCGTGCAACCGAGCTCGTCTCGTTGCCGTTGGCTGCCGTGCCACGTGACGCCCCGTTCCTCACGATCACCGGCAAGGGCAGCGTGCAGCGGATGGTGCCGGTTTCGGCGCGCGCGGTTCATGCGCTGGCGGATTGGTTGGCGGCGCGGGGTAAGGGCGGTCGCTTTGTTTTCCCCAGCCCGCGCGGAGGCCATCTTTCGCGCGTGCGGCTGTTTCAATTGCTGCGCGATCTTGCGCTCAGGGCGGGGGTCGACCCGGAAAAGGTCAGCCCACACGTACTGCGCCATGCGTTTGCCACGCACCTTCTTGAGGGCGGCGCGGACTTGCGTGTGCTCCAGACCCTGCTCGGCCATGCCGACATCGCCACCACGCAGATTTACACCCATGTCGATTCGGCAAGGCTCGTGGCACTGGTCAACCAGCGCCATCCGCTTGGGCCGGGCATGGTCAGTTGA
- a CDS encoding acetyl-CoA carboxylase carboxyltransferase subunit alpha has product MISYLEFEKPVAALEARIAELRQTAQGGDIDISSEIRRLETKSSELLASTYKALTPWQKTQVARHPARPHFKDYVEGIFTDFMPLGGDRLYGEDQAIIGGFAKLGARRVMLIGHEKGNDTQSRIRHNFGMGKPEGYRKAIRLMEMASRFGLPVVTLVDTSGAFPGVEAEERGQAEAIARSTEACLGLGVPMVATIVGEGGSGGAVALASAERVLMFEHAIYSVISPEGCASILWRTSERAADAAEAMKVTAQDLLGLGVIDRIVREPVGGAHRDPAAACATLGKAITEEIDALVGKSADELRNLRAERFLRIGA; this is encoded by the coding sequence ATGATTTCCTATCTCGAGTTCGAAAAGCCGGTCGCCGCGCTCGAAGCCCGCATTGCCGAACTGCGCCAGACTGCGCAGGGCGGGGATATCGACATCAGCTCGGAAATTCGCCGGCTTGAAACAAAGTCCTCCGAACTGCTGGCAAGCACCTACAAGGCGCTGACGCCTTGGCAGAAGACGCAAGTCGCCCGTCATCCCGCACGTCCGCATTTCAAGGACTATGTCGAGGGTATTTTTACCGATTTCATGCCTTTGGGCGGCGACCGCCTCTATGGCGAGGATCAGGCCATCATCGGCGGTTTCGCCAAGCTCGGCGCGCGCCGGGTCATGCTGATCGGGCATGAAAAGGGCAACGATACCCAAAGCCGCATTCGTCACAACTTCGGTATGGGCAAGCCCGAGGGTTACCGCAAGGCGATCCGCCTGATGGAGATGGCGAGTCGATTCGGCCTTCCTGTGGTGACACTGGTCGATACGTCCGGTGCATTTCCCGGCGTGGAAGCCGAAGAGCGCGGGCAAGCTGAAGCCATCGCGCGCTCCACCGAAGCCTGCCTAGGCCTTGGCGTGCCGATGGTCGCGACAATCGTGGGCGAGGGCGGATCGGGCGGCGCGGTTGCGCTGGCCAGCGCCGAGCGCGTGCTGATGTTTGAACACGCGATCTATTCGGTCATTTCGCCCGAGGGCTGCGCTTCCATCCTCTGGCGCACGTCTGAAAGGGCTGCTGATGCTGCCGAGGCCATGAAGGTCACCGCGCAAGACTTGCTGGGGCTGGGGGTGATCGACCGGATCGTCCGCGAACCGGTTGGCGGCGCGCATCGTGATCCTGCTGCGGCCTGCGCCACGTTGGGCAAGGCAATTACCGAGGAAATAGACGCACTTGTCGGAAAATCGGCTGACGAATTGCGGAACCTGCGCGCCGAACGTTTCCTCCGGATCGGTGCCTGA
- a CDS encoding Flp family type IVb pilin: MKLFRDLLANNEGATAIEYGLIAALVAVAAIGAMGALGDSLSNTFNGVSGEMDNSL, translated from the coding sequence ATGAAGCTTTTCCGTGACCTGCTCGCAAACAACGAAGGCGCCACTGCAATCGAATACGGCCTGATCGCCGCTCTCGTCGCTGTTGCCGCAATCGGCGCCATGGGTGCACTCGGCGACTCGCTGAGCAACACCTTCAACGGCGTTTCGGGTGAAATGGACAACTCGCTCTAA
- a CDS encoding pyruvate dehydrogenase complex E1 component subunit beta, producing MAIELKMPALSPTMEEGTLAKWLVKEGDSVKSGDILAEIETDKATMEFESIDEGVVGAILVAEGTEGVKVGTVIATLQGDGEDAAPAPAPQAAPVAAPVAAASAPAAVKPVSTVSAADPEIPAGTAMVSTTVREALRDAMAEEMRADDRIFVMGEEVAEYQGAYKVTQGLLEEFGPQRVIDTPITEYGFAGIGAGAAMGGLRPVIEFMTFNFAMQAIDHIINSAAKTNYMSGGQMRCPIVFRGPNGAASRVGAQHSQNYGPWYANVPGLIVIAPFDAADAKGLLKAAIRSEDPVVFLENELVYGRSYDVPQMDDFVLPIGKARIVRPGKDVTIVSYSIGVGLALEAAETLAGEGIDAEVIDLRTLRPLDKETVLASLAKTNRLVVAEEGFPVCSIASEIMAICMEEGFDNLDAPVLRVCNEDVPLPYAANLEKLALIDAKRVADAVRKVCYR from the coding sequence ATGGCGATTGAACTGAAGATGCCCGCGCTCTCGCCGACGATGGAAGAGGGCACGCTCGCCAAGTGGCTGGTCAAGGAAGGCGACAGCGTCAAATCCGGTGATATTCTTGCCGAAATCGAAACCGACAAGGCTACGATGGAATTCGAATCCATCGATGAAGGCGTCGTCGGCGCGATCCTCGTGGCTGAAGGCACGGAAGGCGTGAAAGTCGGCACCGTGATCGCAACGCTTCAGGGCGATGGTGAAGATGCTGCTCCCGCGCCCGCACCTCAGGCGGCACCTGTCGCTGCGCCGGTTGCGGCTGCATCCGCCCCTGCGGCGGTCAAGCCGGTCTCCACCGTATCCGCCGCCGATCCCGAGATTCCCGCTGGCACCGCGATGGTTTCGACCACAGTGCGCGAGGCGCTTCGTGATGCGATGGCCGAGGAAATGCGCGCCGACGACCGCATCTTCGTGATGGGTGAAGAAGTCGCCGAGTACCAGGGCGCCTACAAGGTTACGCAAGGCCTGCTCGAAGAATTCGGCCCGCAGCGCGTGATCGACACGCCGATCACCGAATACGGCTTTGCTGGCATCGGCGCGGGCGCAGCCATGGGCGGCCTGCGTCCGGTTATCGAGTTCATGACGTTCAACTTCGCCATGCAGGCGATTGACCACATCATCAACTCGGCCGCAAAGACCAACTACATGTCCGGTGGCCAGATGCGCTGCCCGATCGTGTTCCGCGGCCCCAACGGCGCAGCCAGCCGCGTCGGTGCACAGCATTCGCAGAACTATGGTCCGTGGTACGCCAACGTCCCCGGTCTGATCGTGATTGCGCCGTTCGACGCAGCCGATGCCAAGGGTCTGCTCAAGGCCGCGATCCGCAGCGAAGATCCGGTCGTCTTCCTTGAAAACGAACTGGTCTATGGCCGCAGCTACGACGTCCCGCAGATGGATGATTTTGTCCTGCCGATAGGCAAGGCGCGCATTGTCCGTCCGGGCAAGGACGTGACCATCGTGTCCTACTCCATCGGCGTCGGCCTGGCGCTCGAGGCTGCCGAAACGCTGGCGGGCGAGGGGATCGATGCCGAAGTGATCGACCTGCGCACGCTGCGTCCGCTCGACAAGGAAACAGTTCTGGCCTCGCTCGCGAAGACCAACCGGCTCGTCGTTGCCGAAGAGGGTTTCCCGGTCTGCTCGATTGCGTCCGAAATCATGGCGATATGCATGGAGGAAGGGTTCGATAATCTCGATGCCCCGGTCCTGCGGGTTTGCAATGAGGACGTGCCGCTGCCTTATGCCGCCAACCTCGAAAAGCTCGCGCTGATCGATGCCAAGCGAGTTGCCGATGCCGTGCGCAAGGTCTGCTATCGCTGA
- a CDS encoding Flp family type IVb pilin gives MTMKILLRKIFRNESGATAIEYGLLIACIGMAMIFGMKSFSDSMYNMYLTVNNNTSEKVGSN, from the coding sequence ATGACCATGAAGATCTTGCTTCGGAAAATCTTTCGCAACGAAAGCGGTGCCACGGCCATCGAATATGGACTGCTGATCGCTTGCATCGGCATGGCCATGATCTTTGGCATGAAGTCGTTCTCTGATTCGATGTACAACATGTACCTGACGGTAAACAACAACACTTCCGAAAAGGTCGGTTCGAATTAA
- a CDS encoding M48 family metalloprotease, whose translation MSKTRRSRAAILSVTALVAVTLPACVNQVGSPAEAQGTVQTISAADKKQGAEAHPQLLQEFGGAMTGPQAAYVEGIGKTIALQSGLGNARSDFTVSLLNSPVNNAFAIPGGYVYVTRQLAGLMNNEAELAGVLGHEVGHVAARHAAKRESAATRNSIIGALGTLLSGALLGNGTVGQLGQKIFSTGSQLLTLKYSRGQETEADNLGITYLQRAGYDPRAMSSVLQSLANQNALDASIKGTSNQVPEWASTHPDPASRVRAALTRAGTKAGRTNRDTFLAGVNGLTYGDDPAQGIVEGSKFVHPQYRLAFEAPNGFYMVNGTRAVAISGQSGKGELSTAPYTGNLTAYVNSVFGGLSSQSQIRPDSVQTTTINGIPAAYGTVRSTSGGNQVDIVVFAYEWGPQQAFHFTTISQAGQASQFDSMFRSIRRISAAEASAVKPRKLSVVTVKSADTPQSLSKRMAYTDKPLERFLVLNGMTSASRLTPGQKVKLVVY comes from the coding sequence ATGTCCAAAACCCGCCGATCGCGCGCCGCAATCCTGTCCGTCACGGCCTTGGTCGCAGTCACCTTGCCCGCTTGCGTCAATCAGGTTGGTAGCCCGGCAGAGGCGCAGGGCACCGTCCAGACCATCAGCGCAGCCGACAAGAAGCAAGGCGCTGAAGCGCACCCGCAGCTTTTGCAGGAATTCGGCGGTGCCATGACCGGCCCTCAGGCGGCCTACGTCGAAGGCATCGGCAAGACGATTGCGCTGCAGTCCGGCCTTGGCAACGCCCGCAGTGATTTTACCGTCAGCCTGCTCAACTCCCCGGTTAACAATGCTTTCGCGATCCCCGGTGGCTATGTCTACGTCACCCGGCAGCTTGCCGGGCTGATGAACAACGAGGCCGAGCTGGCTGGCGTGCTTGGCCATGAGGTCGGCCACGTCGCCGCCCGCCACGCCGCCAAGCGCGAGAGCGCTGCCACCCGCAATTCGATCATCGGTGCGCTCGGCACACTTCTCTCGGGCGCTCTGCTGGGCAACGGCACGGTCGGACAACTCGGTCAGAAAATTTTTTCGACCGGTAGCCAGTTGCTGACCCTGAAGTATTCACGTGGCCAGGAAACCGAGGCCGACAATCTTGGCATCACGTACCTTCAGCGCGCCGGATACGATCCGCGCGCGATGTCGTCGGTGCTCCAAAGCCTGGCGAATCAGAATGCGCTCGATGCCAGCATCAAAGGCACCTCGAATCAGGTGCCCGAATGGGCCAGCACCCATCCGGACCCTGCCTCGCGCGTGCGCGCGGCGCTGACTCGCGCGGGTACGAAAGCAGGCCGCACGAATCGCGACACGTTCCTCGCAGGCGTCAACGGCCTGACCTATGGCGACGATCCTGCACAGGGCATCGTTGAGGGTTCAAAATTCGTCCACCCACAGTACCGACTGGCGTTCGAAGCGCCCAACGGGTTCTACATGGTCAACGGCACGCGCGCGGTGGCGATCAGCGGGCAAAGCGGGAAAGGTGAACTTTCGACCGCTCCCTACACCGGAAACCTTACAGCCTATGTGAATTCGGTTTTCGGCGGCCTTTCCAGCCAGTCCCAGATCCGACCCGATTCGGTTCAAACCACGACGATCAATGGTATCCCGGCAGCATATGGCACCGTTCGTTCGACAAGCGGCGGCAATCAGGTCGATATCGTTGTGTTCGCTTACGAGTGGGGGCCTCAGCAGGCGTTCCATTTCACCACGATCAGTCAAGCGGGCCAGGCATCGCAGTTCGATTCCATGTTCCGCTCGATTCGCCGGATCAGCGCTGCGGAAGCGTCCGCGGTAAAGCCGCGCAAACTGTCGGTCGTGACTGTAAAGTCGGCCGACACCCCGCAGAGCCTGTCAAAGCGGATGGCCTATACCGACAAGCCACTGGAGCGCTTTCTGGTGTTGAACGGCATGACATCGGCAAGCAGGCTGACGCCAGGTCAAAAGGTCAAGTTGGTCGTTTATTGA
- a CDS encoding TadE/TadG family type IV pilus assembly protein: protein MTAATRKARLRRDTEGATAVEFALISPVMVLVLMGLFDMGYSLYASVMLQGALQGAARASTVEGANLTLSSIDQIVEDQVLRVVPNADLVFTRKAYSNFSDVGLAEDYTDTNGNGACDAGEPYEDANGSGTWDQDRGATGLGGARDAVLYSVQMTYRRPFPMASLIGLPEDITNTASTVLRNQPYDLQKSVAKLGNCA from the coding sequence GTGACCGCAGCAACCCGCAAGGCCAGGCTTCGGCGCGATACCGAGGGTGCAACCGCGGTCGAGTTCGCCCTCATTTCGCCGGTCATGGTGCTGGTGCTGATGGGCCTGTTCGACATGGGTTACTCGCTATATGCCAGCGTCATGTTGCAGGGTGCGCTTCAAGGCGCAGCGCGTGCATCCACGGTCGAGGGCGCAAATCTCACCCTTTCGTCGATCGATCAGATCGTCGAGGATCAGGTGTTGCGCGTGGTGCCGAACGCAGACTTGGTATTTACCCGCAAGGCCTATTCGAATTTCTCTGATGTCGGCCTCGCTGAAGATTATACCGACACGAACGGCAACGGCGCTTGCGACGCGGGCGAGCCTTACGAAGATGCCAATGGCAGTGGCACATGGGACCAGGATCGCGGGGCGACTGGTCTCGGCGGCGCGCGCGATGCAGTGCTCTATTCAGTGCAGATGACCTACCGCCGCCCTTTCCCGATGGCGTCGTTGATTGGCTTGCCTGAAGATATCACCAATACGGCCAGCACCGTCTTGCGCAACCAACCTTACGATCTTCAGAAAAGCGTCGCCAAGCTGGGGAATTGCGCATGA
- a CDS encoding shikimate kinase, producing the protein MELDASPLSSSEIGRIARRIDRPVVLVGMMGVGKTTVGRKLATMLHLPFVDADEEIEKAAYMPISEIFSTYGEPYFRDGERRVIARLIGEGRHVDRKILSTGGGAFVDPATRSLILNKGIAVWLDSDVDTLMERVGRKSNRPLLRTGNPREILTRLKTERESFYSQAPIHVISGVQPHQVTACKILKAIDQWL; encoded by the coding sequence ATGGAACTTGATGCAAGCCCGCTCAGCTCATCCGAAATCGGCCGCATCGCGCGCCGGATCGATCGGCCTGTGGTGCTGGTGGGCATGATGGGCGTGGGCAAGACCACGGTCGGGCGCAAGCTTGCCACGATGCTGCATCTCCCTTTTGTCGACGCTGACGAGGAAATCGAGAAGGCCGCATACATGCCCATCTCGGAAATCTTCTCGACATACGGAGAGCCCTATTTTCGCGATGGTGAGCGGCGGGTCATTGCCCGTCTGATCGGTGAAGGAAGGCATGTCGACCGCAAGATCCTGTCCACCGGCGGAGGTGCCTTCGTCGATCCTGCGACCCGGTCGTTGATCCTGAACAAAGGCATCGCGGTCTGGCTCGATAGTGACGTCGATACCTTGATGGAGCGTGTAGGCCGCAAGAGCAACCGGCCGTTGCTGCGGACCGGAAATCCGCGCGAAATCCTGACGCGGCTGAAGACCGAGCGCGAGAGTTTCTATTCGCAGGCACCAATCCATGTGATCAGCGGTGTGCAACCGCATCAGGTTACCGCCTGCAAGATTCTGAAGGCAATTGATCAATGGCTGTGA